In Pseudomonas saponiphila, the genomic stretch CCAAGGGTCACGCTCAGGGTCCAGGGCACGCCGTGCAGCAGGACCAATAGAATATCCAGCATCAGCGATTCCTCACGGCCTGGAGAAACTGCGCCACCCGCGCATGCTGCGGCTTGCGCATCACCTCGGCACTGGGCCCCTGCTCGATGATCCGTCCTTCGGCCATGACCACCACGCGGTCGGAAACGGTCTCGGCAAAGTGCATCTCGTGGGTCACCACCAGCATCGACATGCCCTCGCGCGCCAGCTCTTTCATCACCGCCAGTACCTCCAGGCCCAGCTCGGGGTCCAGGGCCGAGGTCGGCTCGTCGAACAGCATCAGCTCCGGCTCCAGCGCCAGGGCCCGGGCGATGGCGATGCGTTGTTGCTGGCCGCCGGAGCAACGTGCCGGGTAGGCGTTGGCCTTGTCCGCCAGGCCCACCCGGTCGAGCAACTGCAAAGAACGGGCGTCCGCTTCCTCGGCGCTGCGACCCAGGGTGCGGATCTGCGCCAGGCTGACATTGCGCAGCACCGTGAGATGGGGAAACAGGTTGAACGACTGGAACACCATGCCAATGCGCCGGCGCAGCTTGAGCAACTCGCTCCTGGGCAGCGGGCGCCCGGCCTCGATATGCACCCCACCCATGCTGACCCGGCCGCGGGTTGCCGGCTCCAGCTGGTTGATGCAACGCAGCAAGGTGCTCTTGCCGGAGCCGCTGGGGCCGATAATCGCCACCACCTCGCCTTGGGCCATCTCGAAACACACGTCGTGCAACACCGGGTAAGGACCGAACTGCTTGTGAATCGCCTCCAGGCGCAGAAAGGGTTCGGCGCTGGCCACCGGGCGCGGCGCCAGGGTGGCGCTGTCGATCACGGTCATGCTGCTCATTGTTTTTTCTCCGGACAGGGTAGACGCCATGCCTGCAAGAATCAGGCAACAACCGCTGTTATCGATCGTCGTCGACTAACGGGGTGCGCGAGAGCTTGACCGCTCCAGTCGCGCTGATCAGCACCTGCTCTTCGAGCTTCACGCCTTCATGGCCACCTTGCTCGCCGATGTAACTCT encodes the following:
- a CDS encoding amino acid ABC transporter ATP-binding protein, translated to MSSMTVIDSATLAPRPVASAEPFLRLEAIHKQFGPYPVLHDVCFEMAQGEVVAIIGPSGSGKSTLLRCINQLEPATRGRVSMGGVHIEAGRPLPRSELLKLRRRIGMVFQSFNLFPHLTVLRNVSLAQIRTLGRSAEEADARSLQLLDRVGLADKANAYPARCSGGQQQRIAIARALALEPELMLFDEPTSALDPELGLEVLAVMKELAREGMSMLVVTHEMHFAETVSDRVVVMAEGRIIEQGPSAEVMRKPQHARVAQFLQAVRNR